The genomic DNA AAATTGGGCGTTGCATCATAGGAATAGGCTAATTTTTGTGCCGCTGTCGTTTTCGCATACTGACTGCCCGTAATGGCAACTAACTGTTCAAGAATTTTCGTCTCCATTTGCCAACCTGCCTCCCCTGTTCGGTGCGTCTAAACCTATTCTAATATTCTGATTGTTAAGAAGATATAGTCACACAAACAACATTTCAACGTACTTCTAGCATTTTTCTTGTGCATACATACAAAAAGAGCATCCGAAATGGACACTCTTTTTGGGTATTATACTAGTGCTGAAGACTCGTCGATAAATAACAAACCCAGGTAAATTAGGAAAACATCTTGAATATTCGAGACAGAAAGACCGGTTAATTGCTCCACTTTCTGCAGGCGATAAGACAGCGTGTTTTTATGTATATGCAATTTCTGCGCCGTATTTTGCATCGATTGATTTTCCGCAAACCAGACGCGCAAATTATGTAAAAGCTCTGCTTCTTCTTGAAGTGGCGCAATCGTTCGCTGCACGAATTCTTCGCGCACACTTTTCGGTAGACTATGCAACAGCAGGTCAAAGCGCAATTCATGTTCAAAAACAATGCGCCGCAATTTTTTTGACACTTCCGTTGCTCGCTCCGCCTGGTTAAACGACTTCGTCAATTCATTGAAAGACATCGCCTCCCCAATGCCAGCTGCCGCATCGATTTTCATGCGCCGCTTCACATGCAACAACACATGCTCCAACTCCGTCTTCAGCACATTCTGATCCATTTCGGGCAATAAAATCAGAATCTTCCCCTGCCCCCAACGAATCATTTTAACTAACGGATGCAGATTTTGTAGTGACAATAACTCCGTCACTTGCTGAATCGTAAATTGCTTCGTATCATCCAGCGCCTCTATAA from Sporosarcina sp. FSL K6-1522 includes the following:
- a CDS encoding sugar diacid recognition domain-containing protein; the encoded protein is MFQFDRLGHEIVDELSRLIREQILLTDRRGFIQASTDSERINQFHEGALISLREERIIHMTDKEMASLRGVRKGIVLPIIIEGEPIAVLGITGEPEKIQPQALLILRVVELFIQDALKRKVEEEKVRELEFFVFDWLTSVTKDGRFLERAAILGIDVELYKQVTLIEALDDTKQFTIQQVTELLSLQNLHPLVKMIRWGQGKILILLPEMDQNVLKTELEHVLLHVKRRMKIDAAAGIGEAMSFNELTKSFNQAERATEVSKKLRRIVFEHELRFDLLLHSLPKSVREEFVQRTIAPLQEEAELLHNLRVWFAENQSMQNTAQKLHIHKNTLSYRLQKVEQLTGLSVSNIQDVFLIYLGLLFIDESSALV